In one window of Rhodoglobus vestalii DNA:
- a CDS encoding CGNR zinc finger domain-containing protein codes for MQFAPDTIESLEFAVSLGNSHPLASRSGSDELSTIGDVYDLIMRFRYTGRIDRDPAEVAEVRLVRERIRRVWRLTRDNAATEINAMLAEANALPFLTRHGDSDWHLHANSPGAPLAERIQSEIGLALVDVVRTDAMWRLRRCQAPDCEGLMADLSRNGSRRFCSIRCGNRMNQIAYRERQAADEHDT; via the coding sequence TTGCAATTTGCCCCTGACACGATTGAGTCACTCGAGTTTGCCGTCTCGCTCGGTAACAGTCACCCGCTCGCGAGCCGCAGTGGCAGCGATGAGCTCTCGACGATCGGTGACGTCTACGACCTCATCATGCGATTTCGCTACACCGGACGCATCGACCGAGACCCCGCTGAAGTTGCCGAAGTGCGACTCGTGCGTGAACGGATTCGTCGAGTGTGGCGACTCACCCGCGATAACGCCGCCACCGAAATCAACGCGATGCTCGCCGAGGCAAACGCTCTACCGTTTCTCACCAGACACGGCGACTCTGACTGGCACCTACACGCCAATTCCCCCGGGGCGCCTCTGGCCGAACGCATCCAGTCGGAGATTGGACTCGCCCTCGTGGACGTCGTACGCACAGATGCCATGTGGCGACTTCGTCGCTGCCAAGCCCCCGACTGCGAAGGGCTAATGGCAGACCTGTCTCGCAACGGATCCCGCAGATTTTGCAGCATCCGGTGCGGAAATCGGATGAATCAAATTGCCTACCGCGAAAGGCAAGCAGCAGACGAGCACGACACGTGA